The Diospyros lotus cultivar Yz01 chromosome 11, ASM1463336v1, whole genome shotgun sequence region TcacaattccattttcttttccaattttcttaGTCCATCCAATGAGTGCTTCTCTAGTATCAAATAgctaatacaacaaaaaaacatttagatatatttttttctataattatatatttcaaacaaaattattaaaaatctatcataCTTGATTAATAGTAAATTGTTCAATAACATCAAATTGCTGGATTGGACAATTCGAttcctataaaaaaaatcaataaaataaaataaagattgtAACtgtaatttgaaaatgaaaaaaccaTATTTCCAGAAACATTCGGGAAGTCCCAACTTTTCCAAACGCTAGGGTCGAGGAGACTTTCGAAGGCCGGGGTTCAGGGAAGGCTAGACATCCCGAACGCTGGCGTTCGGGAAGTCTAACCTTCCTCGAAGGCTGGCATTCCCCCAACTCCCGCATTCGGGAAGGCTCGCCACTTAATCTATTATTAAGAAGTGTTATAAACACAAACACTTCTTAATCCATTTTCCAACGGATTCCATTTTCAATATAGCATGTTGTTataaacacaacacaacacataTTACACTcttacaaacacaaacacatatttTATTAACACACATTTATAGATTACTTACATGTGCGTaatattctttttctaaataattGTTCTGTTCTTTCTCAAACTCTTCTCAGTTCTTTGTCAATATTTTAGTGTAGTAATCCATGATCGATCATAAATGGATGAGTCGCTGATATGGATTTGAGAGAAAATGGATTAGTATGGGTGTGGGTTTGAAAATGAGTCTGAAATGAGAGGGATGAGAGatttgaggagaaaatagatTTGCTTGAAATATGAGCTACTGGTGAAGAAGAAATTACAGAATTTCACCGGCGAAAGACGGCATGTCAGGTGGTGGTTGAGTATTGAAGATAAGggtaaaaattgaatttttatttgatggtagtttaggtatattaaaaaatagttgcAAAGAATAAAATGCTcgctgcgaatagaatttccctaagtTTTATTGTCGGCTTGGAAGTCGGGTCACCTCGGGTCAGATCAATCCGGATCGGCCCAAACTAAGGGGTACAAATAACTCGTCCCAGTTTAATTGAACCGGGGTCGAGTGTTTTCTTCTGAGGAATCTAccactttttctctctcttttggcCGGAAAATGCCATGGGGAAAGCTCGAAGTGCTTCTGGTCGGCGCCAAGGGTCTGGAAAGCACTGATTTTCTCTGTAAGAATCCTTTGAAATTCGCCTTTTTGTCATCCAGATCGCTGGCGATCGAATGATCGactttgttgttttgagtgatTTTCCAATTGCAGTCTGTTTGGCTGCCGAGAAACTGGAAGAATTCGAAGGACATGTAGCTTGAACGTTATTTTTAGCTCAGCTGATGTTTTGATGTATAAATCTGCGTTTTGGAATTGCTAGGAAGATCATCTTTTGTTCTGTTAAATTAGGTTGACATGATCGCTATTTTCAAATGCCAGTTTGAATTCCATGCTACCGAATTTGCATCTTTGAAGTGGTAGTTGACCAACTTGATCTTGATCTTGGTTTTGAACTgaaataattgatatagttgtgtgTAAGATTAATATCAGATCAAAATTGAATTGGACTCAACACCCTTTATGATATTATTGAGTTCAATTCTTAATTATACATATGCTTATATTTATGTCTTGTacactctctctatatataactTTGTACGACAACTATATAATTCATTCAGAGCAATACGGGATGCATTGTATCGAGTCCCATGTTTCTTCTAATATTGAGTTTCACCCATACAAATGGCTAATGCAGGACATGGGTGTGAGCCGGAATGGAATGAGACCTTTTTGTTCACCCTATCAGATGGCACTTCAGAACTTTCGATCAAAATTATGGACAGTGATAGTGGTTCAGAAGATGATTTTGTGGGCAAGGCAATGTGAGTATCTTCTGTAATGAACTAAGTTATGCATCTTAAACTGGTTCGATTAATTACTAGTTAACTAAATAACCAATCTGCGCTTTGGAAGTTGCAGCTCCTCTAAACCATGATATAAGAATGAGATACCAGTTTTGTTAGCTTGGAGTCTTGAAGATTTAGTTTGCATACTGAACCTCTGCATTATTTTTGCAGGATCAGATCACACacaaaaattaggagaaaaatgatACATAAATTTAGCGTGATTCGATCTTAACAAACCCACGTCCACAATCCCACAATACGAACAGTACTACAGTTTTTGCACAAAGGCCTACAAACCCTCCACGACATAGTTCTTGCacaaacaaaaccaaaacaGGTGTACTTCTTTCAGAtcccataattaatttataaaaaagaaaaaaaaaacccaacctgcaatgaaaataatttatgtgcTTGTGTATCCAAATGCAACGCATAACATCAATTTAGGTTTTTTGAGACTTCCCTTGAATATGGTACCTACAGAATTCCACTTGAGCCAGTGTTTACAGAAGGAAGCATCCCTACAACATCATACAATGTGGTTAAAAGTGAAGAATATTGTGGCGAAATTAGAGTTGGGCTCAATTTCACCCCTGAGGTCAGTTTCTAATATGTGATCTTCAGTTTGAATCAATCTTTGCATGTGTTTGATTCCCTTCATTAgcattttatacattttagtgtgtgtttgtgtgtgtatacatgGCTTACCTTAGATCTGTTACCTATTCAGGAGTTGACTACGGAAGAGGAAAACCATGGTGGATGGAAGGAGTCTTCATATTGAGGAATCTCCTAGCATCCATGAATCACCATATTGTTTTCCAGAACTTGAAGCAATTGATCTGCTTGGTTGATGAGATTTTTTCCTCTTTATTTCGGGTACTTGCATGTTTGTGTAGTTTCAATTTGACGCCAatgtatcattttcctttcctttgcaTGTACTTGTGAATTTGTGATAAAGATGCTTGGGTGTTGTGTTCTCAGATTGCCATCTTTTTAATATATGCTAAAGCTCTAAACTTGGGTTTTTGTGCTCTCAGATTGCCATGTTTTTAATGTATGCTAAAGCTTTTTAAGTCAATAATATGATAGATTGGTACTTTCTGAACCACCATAATGTAGTGTTGTTACTCAAGCCCGACCAAGTTTTCATATTTGAAAAACTACGCTctttaagaaaacaaaacatacattcaaaatgaaatattttaggAGTTAGCTTGCAGATCGAATTTAAGCTGAATAGAAGGGGGATATGTTAGgtaattgataaaaaataatacatgaaGAATTGATTTCACTAGATGAACCATAATTGAAGCTGAATAGAAGGGGGATATGTTGGTTTGGGTAGCTGGGGAAATGTTTTCTAAATCAAATTCTCAACTATGCTTTGATTGTGTCTTGAACCATAATTAAACTACTATGTAGCTTAAATCATCCAAATTATAGCTTAACAATTagaaaaatgtaaaaaacaTAATAAGTGAAGTTCAAGAATTAATACAtgtctaacaaaattaaaacaattcatgaaatatcaaaaatcataaaaaaaacataaaattcaaaattaaaagaatatgtCAATGCATCAAACACACTCCATTTCAAAGATCTAAATTAAAATGTagtctagaattttttttttttttttgttaaaaatagtgTTATAATGTTAtttacaacatgaggtaaaacctcatgagtcataaaaattcaataagggtgcaatgcataagtaaatgaagaataaaagagcatgtaatgcaaatgggtagtcttccatacCCTTATAATCTCCATAGATTAAGGCATTGACCATTCCCGTAACACTAGTCCTCTATATgaccataggtacactagaacacatatcatgcaaatgtGACCACTTCAAGCAATTCATAAATAAGTACTTACAATtgcaagcaaaaccccaccacttggggtcatccctttcCTGGTTCGAacttcatctctgcctcggcacgaactctaGCTTGAGCCTTGAACTCTTCTAGGACCACGACCTCCCTGGTTGaccctagatgcaaccacaaaaaacccaactccattaacatcagaCATTAACCAATGCTCTCAACTTCGCCATACACtgcaaaaccatccatcaataGATTTTCAGACAACCCCGACCTAGAGTTTATTCCAACCAACACTTCACAATTCACATTATTCCACATAATGCTATTAACTCgaagagaattaaataaatttacctcaGTCATTCTGGTGGAGAAATTTGGCCAATCGCCTACATTGGCGTTGCCTTTTTGGCTACCAATTCGTTCCCAAATCTCTATTTTTGAGCTTCCGGTATACTCCATGAgtgtcaaaataattttcaaaactttttcccaattttctggaatttttctccatttttcctgtaacgacccgttaattGGTCTAGGATTTTACGAgaaatgtgattttattatGTGTGATGTGTTTTGGGCATTGTTCAAATTaaatgggccaaaatattttatgtgtttataaaattacaaatttttgaaatgttaaTTCATGAAAATTATGTGAAATGATTAAAGAAAAGTAAAGTTGAAAAGTCAATGGGAGATTAAGTGTAGTAGATAAGTCTAGGGTCTAGAAATGTTGACAAGTCAAGGTGTGTGGGCCTAATTGGGTTTGGGTTGCTTATTTGGGCCTAAGCCATATAGTAATGTGTTGTGTATTTAGTTGATGGGTTGGGCTTGAGCTCATtggtaaaaattatgttttaaattaaaatagaatggCATAAATGGGTTTTGCTCATATGTGATGTGTTTAgattaatggattgggctttggaaacttgggttgagcccaagaagagattttgtatattttaatggTTGTAATGTTGTGAAGTCGATTGGGTTTAAGGATATGTTAAGACCCTTTGagttgggctaatgaaatgggccTTGGACTCATGTATATAAAgttgtgtatttatttaataaaagttgaaatggtatatgaaaagtttaaagagggtttatgtttatgttgtgTGTGAAAAAGAGGTAAGGATAATGTGGGTATTTCACAACTGAATGggataaagaaaatgtgaaagaaatgaaaaagaaggaaaatgacCATTTTAGGTTTCATGAATATattgaaagagagaaaaagctAAGGGTGATGGTGAAAATTCATAAATGAtgatataaagaaaataagaaggaaataagaaaaatgggtTTAGATATTGTGGGTTGTGTGTGTTGTAAGTGAGGGTAAaatgggaaagagagagagagagggatgggTTGTTGGGGGCAAGTGGGGGTGGACGGCAAGGCCATCCTCCTTGCTTTTCCTTGCccccttgatttttcttctcattgttctctcttcttgcaTTCCCGAgcaactttttcttcttcctcctttcttcatttttcttcttcttcttccattattCTTGGATTGAGGATTGAAGTAAAAGGTTGCAACTAgatgttttcttcttttagtGCAAGCATCcctaaggcaagttctacttGCACTTTAAATCCTATTTTGTGCAagtttattttctctattttttcatttgatGCAAGATGTTGTCTTTTCCATTGTGTTGAAATCATTCTTGGTATAATGGTTTCTCTCCTTTGGTTGTAAGTGTGTATTAATTTCTTAGTTTAAGATGATTTCGAGTTTCTTTGGAAGTCTCCATGGGGTATATTTCAAACCTTAATtcaattatcatcaagccacccaaaatcttgatttaacaaaaattaattactgaCATTTATTTGGGAATATCGATTTTAGTTTCTGCGCCtgcacgagacctttattccacccgaaaataCATCAGGATTGTCTTACTCGCAAAATCGAACGACCCCTAGAGTCCCCTCAACTTTTCAGAAATCCCCTACTATCATTTGGTACTGACACTCATTcggatttatatataatttatttcaaaaattattctcaatcGGACTGTTTCCAGCATTATTAACCTCATCTCGAGAccctcaccaatctcatgccctcttccctagacatcgaAGTTCTGAGACACTCCTTATCAtcgatttaataaattttattaattaattactcaaaatcAACTTTTGGCCTCCccagaccacccgaggtcctttaaaatcactaaaatttctttattttccaataccatgtaatatgggATATTACACCCATCGTAGCACATCTAAACAAATGATGGCTACTAGAGGAGGAACAAGAGAACCGGAAGCTCAAGTGCCAGGCCACCAAGTTTCTACTGGTTAAGCTAGACCTCTACAAGAAATCCTTCACCCAGCCGCTGCTGAGGTGTGTTGGGCTCGTCGAGGCTGACTATATCTTAAGGGAGATCCACGAGGGAATTTGCGACAGTCAGATTGGAGCTCAGTCTCTTTCCCAAAAAGCACTTCGGCAATGGTACTACTGGCTAACAATGATGAGCGATGTTGTACAGTTGGTCCGGACTTGTGAGAGATACCAAAGAACTTCCAACCTAGTTCACACCCCGGCAGCTGAACTTACCCACCTGGCTTCACCTTGCCTATTCACCAGGTGGGGGTCGATATCCTCGGACCCTTTCTGCTGACGGCTAGACAAAATAAGTACTTGATAACACCCATCGACTACTTTACTAAGTGGGTGAAGGCCGAGCTTGTGGCAACTATTACTAGCCAGAGggtaaaataatttctttagaaATCCATCATCTACTAGTTCGATATTCCAAAGGTGATAATAACGGATAACGGCACCCAATTCGAGGATCGATCGGTGCAAGAATGGTGCCGCGAGTTGGGGATTAAGCAGCATTTTACCTCGGTGACCCATCCTCAAGTTAATGGGCAGGTGGAGCTAACAAACAGGACCATTCTACAAGGACTccgtgtaacgacccattagagggtttagattttatttagaaattattgaatttcttaaataGTATTGTTTGAGAGgcttttgccaattaattgttaatatggcaatttagagattttaattgagaaaatagcatttaattatatttaattattgtaggaattaaatgcaaggacatgggTGTCATTAAGGaattgttattagaatttaattaactaCTAAGGTTTATTATGAGATTGGGAGTCCAGATGCGAGAGGGCTTGGGCTTAGAAGTCTCCAAATTATATTAGGAGATTGAGAGATGGCTTTTAGGGCGTCCCATGCCTTGATAAATATTCATGCCATAGCATTAGTTTCTTCACGCCgctgaaagagagaaaaattgtGAAGAACAGAGTGTCTGAGAAGCATTGCAGTGTTTAGATTTCCCATTCAATTGTTCGATCCGATCGatcaaaaggcaagttcttctccctgTAAATCCTTTCTTGCGGGAGTTAGTATAGCGTTTGTTATCAGTTCATTCAAGTCTTTTCGGTTAACTcctcagatttatgttacagtcagtgtgtatatatatatatataggcacgagcagtgagttcaagtcttgcataggaggctctcgtgagatcattaagtcgatcaagaagatcataaggcaagtatcctatctgtaattcctttcattacagattgaagttagttcgttctcagtttattcaagttcttcattgagtttcATATTaatatcagttccagtgcatgtatataaatatatatgtgcgttacagtgagttatttcagttcagtgcatgtttatatatgtatttacatgcgtacaatGAGTATCATCCAGTTCATGCATGCAATGtttcattagttatgatcagtaatcATCTCTCAAGTTGTTTAtttatcaattgggattgttctcccaagatttcttttggaatggtgtagtaaagctaagttttgattcaagatacgATCTCTATTATCGCAAGTTTTATATCTGATaagtttccagtcattcgaatgagcctctttatcattcgaatgagttcagtgatatccgaataagtttcagtgttatcgtgatgtttttcccttataatgtattagtcattcgaatgagttccttgtcattcgaatgagtcttgagatatcgtatcattcgtatgaatttttgaggtttttagactgtcattcgaatgagccttattgtcattcgaatgagcccttgaaaatgtgagtaagttgttgttCTGTATAGCTtaacattcgaatgagccttcatgtcattcgaatgatcttcaaattaattcgaataaggttactgttgcattcgaatgagtcgagttttgccagttcaaatgttggaaattttcaaaattcattcgaatgaattttagagtcattcgaatgagtcccagatcagatccgaatagcctttgattatcatctatcattcgaatgagccttctgtcattcgaatgagtctctgtcattcgaatgagctttctgccattcgaatgagcttgctgaaatcctttttttcattcgaatgagctgttttttttcattcacattgcttccttttgctttctcaatcatccgaatagtatcaaatggcatccaaatagcttccaataaattcttgattcaagtatcaaatttaatatgaatattcaattattcaaatattgaatttttatgccaagatatgataaaatccaatatgccatgcctacactcagaaatttcagaatattggaatctcaatatttctagtaaaaaaatcatataccatgtttagcagttcattatgacatggtcaacattattttgtgagattatgtgcatacacattgtatgagcattgagcatgactttatatggagcactacatatcgtgtgccagcacttatatgagcattgcattatgcgcgccaggcggcttgtccgcggggatcccactagtatcagtacaattatatctcagttatgagttgctcgtctgatgtcgaccagggagctaggggcatattgcccaaagtatgtgcttacagttttatgtttgcaggactcagatcagtcaggtatgtgttacagttatgtgggcctacgtgccaaagttgcatacctgcatttagtttacagcttatgtgcatttcatcttataaatgccatccagtgattattatatctctcagtacaagttcagtaagtatttttatcagtatcgatattcttcgattcagcttcagttattctttccagtttattacttgctgagctttgtagctcaccttgtactcttcaccattccaggtcctagtgtgggagtaccagatgtggggcctagcagcagtgtccagtagtgtgtgtacgtggaaccgctcaagaccaaagatgtctgggagttgttagtttgttagCTAGTGCTTGAttagtttagattcattttattttccagtttagggaatttcccttagatgcaattatgatttcagtttttgttaactcagagtcttattacagttaattgttATATacaatattggtatcagaattcagttatcagtcagtttattttattatccccagtagcacctcttctcaggtagttctaggagagggggtgttacactccGAGCTCAGGTTGAGAAGGTAGATGAGCTCCCCAGTATACTATGGTCCTATCGAACCACACCCCGAACGGCTACAGGAGAATGCCCTTTTCACATTATGCTATGGCTCGGAGGCTCTTATCTCTGTCAAGATTGGGGTGACTAGCTACCGAGTGGAGCATTTCGATCTTGAAGTGAGCGAGCAAGGGCTAAGGTACAACTTGGATCtgatggatgagctccgagaCCTGGTGCGAATTCGACAAGCTGTGTATAATCGGTGCATTGCTaggtactacaatcgacgagtccacgctaggagttTCATGCCAGGAGATCTTGTACTGCGATGGTTCGACGTGAGTCATCATCAGGAcgcgaataaactaactccaaATTGGGAAGGACCGTACCGGGTGGTGGAATCCTCAAGTTCGAtggcatatcgactagaagacatggaaggcaagcccttgaagcatacctggaatgtgcaaaacttaaggaagttttatcaatAAGAAGGGGAATTCCTCGAACCCTTTTGTACTCtttttacgactaatggcaagacttCAGATTCTCTCCATCTAATAGTAATCTAACAAAGGCCAACACTTAGCcaaagaaaaattcaagggtcaaaagccctaggccgtccccaaaggtggactaatggccaaggaaaaactctaactcaacaccctcctccgcgagAGAGTGGCTAAAATCTAAAGGTCACAAGCCCTAGGCCATCCCCAAAATtagactaatggccaaggaaaaactctagcccaacaacCTCCTCCACGAGAGAGTGGCTAAAATTCAAAGATCACAAGCCCTAGGCcatccccaaaggtggactaatggccaaggaaaaactctatCCTAACACTTTCCCCCGCGAgaaagtggctaaaatccaaaaGTCACAAGCCCTAGGCcatccccaaaggtggactaatggctaaGGAAAAATTCTAACCCACCACCCTCCTTCGCGAAGGAATGGTTAGAATATAAGGGTCCAAAGCCCTAGACCGTCCCCTCCAATTTGTCGACTAAGGAAGAACCAAGGGTCGGATTAGCCCTCTTCAACTATGCAATGGATCAGGGTTCAACTAGTCCTAGCCCATATGTTCGCAATCAAAAAATGAATAGTCAAAATGGAATGGcattatataaaagtaagatggTCCAATACATGGTGATGGAGGAAGTACAAAAAGTCCtagttaaaaaaagagaaaaaattcaaGCATCAGGAGGAGCGTCGTCGTCATCGGCCATCTCCGAGTCTTCCAACTCGGCCACAATTTCTTCAACAGACCGAACATTGGACATGTCCAAATTCGGATAAGCTCGTAACACCTTAGTCGCAtggacttgaaatcttttttccCAAGCCCGGATGAGCTCGTAACACCTCAATCGCATGGGCTTGAAATCCTTTTGTCCAAGCCCGGATGAGCTCGTAACACCTCAATCGCATGGGCTTAAAATCCTTTTGTCCAAGCCTCTTGCAAGTTCTACTAGATGAACTCCTCCACCTCAGGAAGTTTGATGGGATCGGCATACTTGCTCTCATACCTACGAATGACTGAGTTCGCCTGGGATAGCTTTAAGCTCTCCCAAGATAGCTCTTCCTCAAGCTCCTAAATGCGTAGGCCCAAAGATTGTCGCTCGAAGGACAACTCATCCAGGTTCTTCCTCTAGCTCTTTACTAAGTCATCCTTCTCATGCAACTGTGTGTCTTGTAAGAGTGTTCAAAAAACCCACCGGTTCGTAATTTTCGGCCGAACCGAATCGAATCAGCCGATTTTTTGAATTggtggttcggttcggtttggaaAACTGCCAAACCGTGCGCTTCGCGGTTTGGCAGACTGGCGGTTTGGTTTAAAATTGAACCgctaacatatataaaatatataattaaaaatataaaatataaaaggggCGACATCGGCTATTCCTCCTCTTTCCCCCAAACCCTAACCCACACCCACCCACCCGTCGCAGTCTTTCTCTCCCCTTGGACCCTCAGATCGTCGATCGACCCTAACCCACCCCTCTACGTCGTAGGCTCTGGTCGCAGCAAACGACAAACGCACCTCTTGACATCGCTACTATTGCCTTGCAGCAGCCGTCCCGTCGCCTTCTTACCCTAGCATTTCTGATCGTCAATTCATTGGTTGCTGGTATAGGCACCTCTTGACACCGCCACGGCGTTGCCTCGCAGCAGTCCGAGCCCGCCGCCTTCTTCCCCCAGCATTTCCAATCGATTTTTCAGTTGCTGGTATACCTTcatgactctctctctctctttctctctctctcacaactgtttctgttgttttattatatatatttttagtcacAAAATGCTTGTGACTTGTGAGG contains the following coding sequences:
- the LOC127813423 gene encoding elicitor-responsive protein 3-like translates to MANAGHGCEPEWNETFLFTLSDGTSELSIKIMDSDSGSEDDFVGKAIIPLEPVFTEGSIPTTSYNVVKSEEYCGEIRVGLNFTPEELTTEEENHGGWKESSY